The Arthrobacter russicus genome has a segment encoding these proteins:
- the mfd gene encoding transcription-repair coupling factor has translation MGLNGLRAAISQEPSIVRVRAQAAQAHAQRSEDLQIGAPNGLRAPLLAEIAEGLAQAPALDGGPGVVLAVTATSRESEDLVAALRAYLPDDAVADFPSWETLPHERLSPRSDTVGRRLSVLRRLKHGVQSGPGALRVVVAPVRAVVQPIVAGLADLAPVELAVGQLIRFDEVVRRLADAAYARVDMVTHRGEFAVRGGIIDVFPPTDAHPVRIEFFGDEVESMRWFSVADQRTLTSISGTIEHPKELHAPPCRELLITPEVQSKAAKLKDSFPAAAAMLEKIAGGIAVEGMESLTPVLVDSMVPVVAEFPPGSIAVVLEPERVRGRAHDLEATNEEFLEAAWSTASDGGAAPLDVSASLASASFASLGETRSAALRAGVSWWAVSALGLDDETAPELDVLSIPARAPRGYQGNVAEMLEFIGSRVRGADGQGQWRVVVATDGPGPAQRLAELFHDADIPAARIDSLDAEPQAGIIEVTTAAVGHGFVLDGLKLGLLTEADLLGRSSAAGTKDMRKMPSKRRNAVDPLQLRAGDFVVHEQHGIGRFIELIQRKVIGTDGSREYLVLEYAPAKRGAPGDRLFVPTDQLDQITAYVGGDAPALSKMGGSDWASTKNKARKAVKEIAGELIRLYSARMASRGFSFSADTPWQRELEEAFPYVETPDQLTTINEVKADMEREIPMDRLVSGDVGYGKTEIAVRAAFKAVQDGKQVAVLVPTTLLAQQHYETFSERFSGFPVRVKPLSRFQSGKEAKETAEGVANGSVDVVIGTHRLLSKEFAFKDLGLVIVDEEQRFGVEHKEQLKKMRTNVDVLAMSATPIPRTLEMSLTGIRETSTLATPPEERHPVLTYVGPYTDKQASAAIRRELMREGQVFFVHNRVSSIERIAAHVQQLVPEARIAVAHGQMSESRLEQIIVDFWEKRFDVLVCTTIIETGLDISNANTLIVDGADKYGLSQLHQLRGRVGRGRERAYAYFLYPAEKPLGEVALERLKAVAAHNELGAGMQLALKDLEIRGAGNLLGGEQSGHIAGVGFDLYIRLVGEAVANFRGEAEEKAAEMKIELPVNAHLPHDYVPGERLRLEAYRKLAAAASPEAIDEVLEELVDRYGEPPAAVQNLVAVARFRVAARELGLTDVAVQGNFVKFAPAELPESRQLRLQRMYPGSLVKPALSQILVPKPKTARIGGRDLVDAQILEWAQQVLSAIFAPET, from the coding sequence ATGGGTCTGAACGGTTTGCGAGCGGCAATCAGCCAAGAGCCGAGCATTGTCCGGGTCCGCGCCCAGGCTGCCCAAGCGCACGCCCAGCGCAGCGAAGACTTGCAAATCGGGGCCCCCAACGGGCTCCGTGCTCCGCTGCTGGCTGAAATCGCCGAAGGGCTGGCCCAGGCGCCGGCGCTGGACGGCGGCCCCGGCGTCGTGCTCGCAGTCACCGCGACCAGCCGGGAAAGCGAAGATCTGGTGGCCGCCTTGCGCGCCTACCTGCCCGATGACGCGGTCGCCGACTTCCCCAGTTGGGAGACCTTGCCGCATGAACGGCTCTCCCCGCGATCGGATACCGTGGGCCGCAGGCTTTCGGTGCTGCGGCGGCTGAAACACGGCGTGCAGTCCGGTCCGGGCGCGCTGCGCGTCGTGGTGGCGCCGGTCCGGGCGGTGGTGCAGCCGATCGTGGCGGGTCTGGCCGATTTGGCCCCGGTGGAATTGGCCGTGGGCCAGCTGATCCGGTTCGACGAGGTGGTCCGCCGGTTGGCGGATGCCGCTTACGCTCGGGTGGACATGGTGACCCACCGCGGTGAGTTCGCAGTCCGCGGCGGCATCATCGACGTTTTCCCGCCCACCGACGCGCACCCGGTCCGGATCGAATTCTTCGGCGACGAAGTCGAGTCGATGCGTTGGTTCTCGGTGGCCGACCAGCGCACCTTGACCAGCATCAGCGGAACCATCGAACACCCGAAGGAGTTGCACGCGCCGCCGTGCCGGGAACTGCTGATCACCCCGGAGGTGCAGTCGAAAGCCGCCAAGCTCAAGGATTCGTTTCCGGCTGCCGCGGCGATGCTGGAGAAGATCGCCGGCGGCATCGCGGTGGAGGGCATGGAATCGCTGACCCCGGTGCTGGTGGATTCGATGGTGCCGGTGGTCGCGGAATTCCCGCCGGGCTCGATCGCCGTCGTGCTCGAGCCGGAACGGGTGCGGGGCCGGGCCCACGATTTGGAGGCGACCAACGAAGAGTTCCTGGAGGCCGCATGGTCGACCGCGTCCGACGGCGGTGCGGCGCCGCTGGACGTCTCGGCGAGCCTGGCCTCGGCCAGCTTCGCCTCATTGGGCGAAACCCGCAGCGCGGCGCTGCGCGCCGGGGTCAGCTGGTGGGCGGTCTCCGCACTGGGCCTGGACGACGAAACGGCACCGGAACTCGACGTGCTCAGCATCCCCGCCCGGGCGCCCCGGGGCTACCAGGGCAATGTCGCGGAGATGCTGGAGTTCATCGGCTCCCGGGTGCGCGGCGCCGATGGCCAGGGCCAATGGCGGGTAGTGGTGGCCACTGACGGTCCGGGACCGGCGCAGCGCTTGGCCGAGCTGTTCCACGACGCGGATATCCCGGCCGCCCGGATCGACTCCCTCGATGCGGAGCCGCAAGCCGGGATCATCGAGGTGACCACGGCCGCCGTCGGGCACGGGTTCGTCCTGGACGGGCTCAAGCTCGGACTGCTGACCGAAGCGGATCTGCTCGGCAGGTCCTCCGCAGCCGGGACCAAAGACATGCGGAAGATGCCGTCCAAGCGCCGGAATGCGGTGGACCCGTTGCAGCTGCGGGCCGGCGATTTCGTGGTGCACGAGCAGCACGGCATCGGCCGGTTCATCGAACTGATCCAGCGCAAGGTGATCGGGACCGATGGCAGCCGGGAATACCTGGTGCTCGAATACGCACCGGCGAAACGCGGTGCACCCGGGGACCGGCTCTTCGTGCCCACGGATCAGCTCGACCAGATCACCGCCTATGTGGGCGGCGATGCACCGGCCTTGTCCAAGATGGGCGGTTCCGATTGGGCCTCCACCAAGAACAAAGCGCGCAAAGCGGTCAAGGAGATCGCCGGTGAACTGATCCGGCTGTATTCGGCCCGGATGGCCTCGCGCGGATTCTCCTTCAGCGCGGACACGCCGTGGCAACGCGAGCTCGAGGAAGCCTTCCCGTATGTGGAAACCCCGGACCAGCTGACCACGATCAACGAGGTCAAAGCCGACATGGAGCGCGAAATCCCGATGGACCGCCTGGTCTCCGGCGATGTCGGTTACGGGAAGACCGAAATCGCGGTGCGCGCCGCCTTCAAAGCCGTGCAAGACGGGAAACAGGTCGCCGTGCTGGTACCGACCACCTTGCTCGCGCAGCAGCACTACGAGACCTTCAGCGAACGTTTTTCCGGGTTCCCGGTGCGGGTCAAACCGCTGTCCCGGTTCCAGAGCGGGAAGGAAGCCAAAGAGACCGCGGAGGGCGTGGCGAACGGCTCGGTCGACGTGGTGATCGGCACGCACCGGCTGCTGTCCAAGGAGTTCGCCTTCAAAGACCTGGGCTTGGTGATCGTCGACGAAGAGCAGCGATTCGGCGTGGAACACAAAGAACAGCTCAAGAAGATGCGCACCAATGTCGACGTGCTGGCGATGAGCGCCACGCCGATTCCGCGGACCTTGGAAATGTCGCTGACCGGGATCCGGGAGACGTCGACCCTGGCGACGCCGCCCGAGGAACGGCATCCGGTGCTGACCTACGTGGGCCCGTACACCGACAAGCAGGCGTCGGCGGCGATCCGCCGCGAGCTGATGCGCGAGGGCCAGGTGTTCTTCGTGCACAACCGGGTCTCGTCGATCGAACGGATCGCCGCGCACGTGCAGCAGCTGGTTCCGGAGGCCCGGATCGCGGTGGCGCACGGCCAGATGAGCGAATCCAGGTTGGAGCAGATCATCGTGGACTTCTGGGAGAAGCGTTTCGACGTCCTGGTCTGCACCACGATCATCGAGACCGGGCTGGACATTTCGAATGCGAACACCTTGATCGTGGACGGCGCGGACAAATACGGTCTGTCCCAGCTGCACCAGTTGCGCGGCCGGGTCGGCCGTGGCCGGGAACGCGCCTACGCCTACTTCCTGTACCCCGCGGAGAAACCGTTGGGCGAAGTGGCGCTGGAGCGGCTCAAGGCAGTGGCCGCGCACAACGAACTCGGCGCCGGGATGCAGCTGGCTCTGAAAGACCTGGAAATCCGCGGCGCGGGGAACCTGCTCGGCGGCGAACAATCCGGGCACATCGCCGGAGTCGGCTTCGACCTGTACATCCGACTGGTGGGCGAGGCGGTGGCGAATTTCCGCGGCGAAGCCGAGGAGAAGGCGGCCGAAATGAAGATCGAGCTGCCGGTGAATGCGCATTTGCCGCATGATTATGTGCCTGGCGAGCGGCTCCGTCTGGAGGCCTACCGGAAGCTCGCGGCCGCGGCCAGCCCGGAGGCGATCGACGAAGTGCTCGAAGAGTTGGTGGACCGTTACGGCGAACCGCCTGCCGCCGTGCAGAACTTGGTCGCGGTGGCCCGGTTCCGGGTGGCCGCCCGGGAGCTCGGCCTGACCGATGTGGCGGTGCAGGGCAACTTCGTCAAATTCGCGCCCGCGGAGTTGCCGGAGTCCCGGCAACTGCGGCTGCAACGGATGTATCCGGGATCCCTGGTCAAACCGGCGCTCAGCCAGATCCTGGTGCCCAAACCCAAAACCGCCCGGATCGGCGGCCGGGATCTGGTGGATGCGCAGATCCTGGAATGGGCGCAGCAGGTGCTCAGCGCGATTTTCGCGCCGGAGACTTAG
- a CDS encoding DUF2505 domain-containing protein, translating to MALTSTASLPAPVDRVVALFCSEDFVRQVSEAAGGTLVSYQLTGELSGAFETQAARSVPSDRLPDFARKFVGATLTMNQQESWSAPAADGSRTVSITARISGAPVEASIVQTLTADGAQTTIEMQGTVSSNIPFFGEKIASAAEPAIGKALNLQVSEARKVLDA from the coding sequence ATGGCTCTGACCTCCACTGCTTCCCTGCCCGCTCCCGTCGACCGCGTCGTCGCGCTGTTCTGCAGCGAAGATTTCGTCCGTCAGGTCAGCGAAGCGGCCGGCGGGACCCTGGTCTCCTACCAGCTCACCGGAGAACTGTCCGGTGCGTTCGAGACCCAGGCCGCCCGCTCGGTGCCCAGCGACCGGCTGCCGGATTTCGCCCGGAAGTTCGTCGGCGCCACGCTCACCATGAATCAGCAGGAAAGCTGGTCCGCCCCGGCAGCCGACGGCTCCCGCACGGTCTCCATCACCGCCCGGATTTCCGGGGCTCCGGTGGAGGCTAGCATCGTGCAGACGCTGACTGCGGACGGTGCGCAGACCACGATCGAAATGCAAGGCACGGTCAGTTCCAACATCCCGTTCTTCGGCGAGAAGATCGCCAGCGCAGCGGAACCGGCCATCGGCAAAGCGCTGAACCTGCAGGTCAGCGAAGCCCGGAAGGTGCTGGACGCATGA
- a CDS encoding SCO4848 family membrane protein, with translation MSLPTALSWVLILAGLWSLIVWPPFLRRVLKDPRARDESGKPTKFLTVHIMLVSISMILGIATLVIGIRSLFG, from the coding sequence ATGAGCCTGCCCACCGCACTGAGCTGGGTGCTGATTCTGGCCGGCCTCTGGTCGCTCATCGTCTGGCCGCCGTTCCTGCGCCGGGTGCTGAAAGACCCCCGGGCCCGGGATGAGTCCGGCAAACCGACGAAGTTCCTCACGGTGCACATCATGCTGGTGAGCATTTCGATGATCCTCGGCATCGCCACCTTGGTGATCGGCATTCGCAGCCTGTTCGGCTGA
- the nhaA gene encoding Na+/H+ antiporter NhaA codes for MIASRSVRRIFRRGSYREHLRVTEILRKETVGGALLLVATMVALIWANSPAAEGYFALRDAKVGFDLFGLNLTLSLGKWASDGLLAIFFFVAGLELKREFVAGDLRRFDRAVVPIAAAIGGVAVPALIYVIVNFNGGAEVLNGWAIPTATDIAFALAVLAVLSTHLPAALRTFLLTLAVVDDLIAITIIAVFYPHNLQPQYLAMALIPLALFTWLVQKRIRSWYLLVPLAIITWVLVHESGVHATVAGVLLAFAVPVLRKDRTPENGPGLAEHFEHQIRPVSAGIAVPIFAFFSAGVAIGGWAGFTASLTDSVSIGIVTALILGKAIGIFGATFLVTKFTRASLDDGLSWIDVLGLAILAGIGFTVSLLISELAFGADSPHNDHAKVAILTGSLLAALIATVILRLRNKHYRKLEELESVDADGDGIPDVFNEKDD; via the coding sequence ATGATCGCATCCCGTTCTGTCCGCCGCATCTTCCGACGGGGCTCCTACCGGGAGCATCTGCGTGTCACGGAAATCCTGCGCAAGGAAACCGTCGGCGGCGCTTTGCTGCTTGTCGCGACGATGGTTGCATTGATCTGGGCGAACTCTCCCGCCGCTGAAGGCTATTTCGCGCTCCGGGATGCAAAAGTCGGCTTCGACCTCTTCGGCCTGAACCTGACCTTGAGTTTGGGCAAATGGGCCTCGGACGGGCTGCTCGCGATCTTCTTCTTCGTCGCCGGCTTGGAACTCAAACGCGAATTCGTTGCCGGCGATCTGCGCCGTTTCGATCGTGCCGTCGTGCCGATCGCCGCGGCGATCGGCGGGGTGGCGGTTCCGGCGCTGATCTACGTGATCGTCAACTTCAACGGCGGCGCCGAAGTACTCAACGGCTGGGCGATCCCGACCGCCACCGACATCGCCTTCGCCCTGGCCGTGCTCGCGGTGCTCAGCACACACCTGCCCGCAGCGCTGCGCACCTTCCTGCTGACCTTGGCCGTGGTCGACGATCTGATTGCGATCACGATCATCGCGGTCTTCTACCCGCACAACCTCCAACCGCAATACCTGGCGATGGCATTGATCCCGCTGGCTCTGTTCACCTGGTTGGTGCAGAAGCGGATCCGCAGCTGGTACTTGCTGGTGCCGCTGGCGATCATCACCTGGGTGCTGGTGCACGAATCAGGAGTGCACGCCACGGTGGCCGGGGTGCTGCTGGCCTTCGCGGTTCCGGTGCTGCGCAAGGACCGGACGCCGGAAAACGGCCCTGGCCTGGCCGAGCATTTTGAACACCAGATCCGCCCGGTTTCAGCCGGCATAGCAGTGCCGATCTTCGCCTTCTTCTCCGCCGGCGTCGCGATTGGCGGCTGGGCCGGTTTCACCGCTTCGCTGACCGACTCGGTCTCGATCGGCATCGTCACGGCGCTGATTCTGGGCAAGGCGATCGGCATCTTCGGAGCAACCTTCCTGGTGACAAAATTCACCAGAGCCTCGCTGGACGACGGCCTGTCCTGGATCGACGTGCTCGGGCTGGCGATCCTGGCCGGCATCGGCTTCACGGTTTCGCTGTTGATCAGCGAGCTCGCCTTCGGTGCGGATTCGCCGCACAATGACCACGCCAAGGTGGCGATCCTGACCGGTTCGCTGTTGGCCGCACTGATTGCCACGGTGATCCTCCGGCTGCGCAACAAGCACTACCGGAAGCTCGAAGAGCTGGAGTCGGTCGACGCCGACGGCGACGGGATCCCGGACGTGTTCAACGAAAAGGACGACTGA
- a CDS encoding signal peptidase I, protein MHPDSTILQGRRSTAGARPRRAGMAAGRRLREVLLTAGAAAGLLCLLAAAAAMLFGITPVIFRSGSMAPAIDTGALALTRPVPVAEVRSGDVVSVFNSGGQRITHRVVEVVSAPPGATGQLVLKGDANALPDPQPYSAEKVDRVFFAVNGLGYPVAFLQTPWAIFAGGLIAGGLIFIAFRPVRKTPTATTGALVLLLVPLAAFCFSGSGQATLAAFTDSSVATGGTLRSARLLDITGGIGCSEAFPNATITWNPAPFLPPEGSYALQIVRLKADGTTDTVMGYAGTAAGITTYTFTPAGALLGLLSGPTTFRINIFSVLVSGGGLVNSAGSNILWSSPVATVGNRTILNYPGILLGLAAHVGCNAN, encoded by the coding sequence ATGCATCCGGATTCCACGATCCTCCAGGGCCGCCGCAGCACGGCCGGGGCCAGGCCGCGCCGGGCCGGGATGGCTGCGGGCCGGAGGCTCCGGGAGGTCCTGCTCACCGCCGGGGCAGCGGCCGGTCTGCTGTGCCTGCTTGCGGCTGCGGCGGCGATGCTGTTCGGCATCACACCGGTGATCTTCCGTTCCGGCTCGATGGCTCCCGCGATCGACACCGGTGCTCTGGCGCTGACCCGTCCCGTGCCGGTGGCCGAGGTCCGGTCCGGCGACGTGGTCAGCGTCTTCAACTCCGGCGGGCAGCGGATCACGCACCGGGTGGTCGAGGTGGTTTCCGCGCCGCCCGGCGCCACCGGGCAGTTGGTCCTCAAAGGCGATGCGAATGCGTTGCCGGACCCGCAGCCGTATTCAGCCGAAAAGGTGGACCGGGTGTTCTTCGCGGTCAACGGACTCGGCTATCCGGTGGCTTTCCTGCAGACTCCGTGGGCGATCTTCGCCGGCGGACTGATCGCCGGCGGGCTGATTTTCATCGCGTTCCGGCCGGTGCGGAAAACGCCGACGGCAACCACCGGGGCGCTGGTGCTCCTGCTGGTTCCGCTGGCGGCATTCTGCTTCAGCGGCTCCGGCCAGGCCACTTTGGCCGCATTCACCGATTCCAGCGTGGCCACTGGCGGCACGTTGCGCAGCGCCAGGCTTCTGGACATCACCGGAGGCATCGGTTGCAGCGAGGCCTTCCCGAATGCCACGATCACTTGGAACCCGGCGCCGTTCCTCCCGCCGGAGGGCAGCTATGCGCTGCAGATCGTCCGGTTGAAGGCCGATGGGACGACGGATACCGTGATGGGCTATGCGGGCACCGCCGCCGGGATCACCACTTACACGTTCACCCCGGCCGGCGCGTTGCTCGGCCTGTTGAGCGGACCGACCACCTTCCGGATCAACATCTTCTCAGTGCTGGTCTCCGGCGGTGGACTGGTCAACTCGGCCGGATCCAACATCCTCTGGTCCTCGCCGGTCGCGACCGTGGGCAATCGGACGATCCTCAACTATCCGGGGATTCTGCTCGGCCTCGCCGCGCACGTCGGCTGCAACGCCAACTGA
- a CDS encoding SipW-dependent-type signal peptide-containing protein produces the protein MSKHVSPTTPWYRGLSARVRALLALGMVLGLGVVGTLAAWQDTSAVTSGTFVAGSVDLSLRQGSASSDGAVGTNTAYSFSDFNGTGIAPGGVGVFKPLLVRNNGTLNFGYQIAVTGTGTLVEDPAGLNIGIYVSPTCTATTTAGQIYSGKIGGAATAVRSLAAAGTEQLCVRGWLDAAAPSTLQNQTGVIVFNFSAVQN, from the coding sequence ATGAGCAAGCACGTCTCGCCGACAACACCCTGGTACCGCGGTCTGTCCGCCAGGGTGCGGGCACTGCTCGCTTTGGGCATGGTGCTGGGTCTGGGCGTGGTCGGGACATTGGCCGCCTGGCAGGACACCAGCGCGGTGACATCCGGGACTTTCGTGGCGGGATCCGTGGATCTCTCGCTGCGCCAGGGATCAGCCAGCAGCGATGGCGCCGTGGGCACGAACACCGCTTACTCGTTCAGCGATTTCAACGGCACCGGAATCGCTCCCGGCGGCGTCGGGGTATTCAAACCGCTGCTGGTCCGGAACAACGGCACGCTCAACTTCGGTTACCAGATCGCGGTGACCGGGACCGGGACCCTGGTCGAAGACCCGGCCGGGCTGAACATCGGAATCTACGTCAGTCCGACCTGCACCGCCACCACGACCGCCGGGCAGATCTACAGCGGGAAGATCGGCGGAGCCGCGACTGCGGTCCGTTCGCTGGCCGCCGCCGGTACGGAGCAACTCTGCGTCCGTGGCTGGCTGGACGCCGCAGCGCCGAGCACGCTGCAGAACCAGACCGGTGTGATCGTCTTCAACTTCAGCGCAGTGCAGAATTGA
- a CDS encoding signal peptidase I, whose protein sequence is MTAVELRRRALRGRPEPAGAAGPGTGRHRRTAGAGIFWWIGQIASWLFLFLVLAVLAVLIVVPRVAGAESYTVLTGSMSPGIQPGDLVVVKPVAADQVAIGSVVTYQLVSGQSEVVTHRVVGLSIGTDGSQRFVTQGDANNAPDAEPVRPVQLRGVLWYTVPLLGYLNMVINGQLHMVLLVLAVTALLGYAAAMLFGAWRDWRRRHEVLR, encoded by the coding sequence ATGACCGCGGTCGAACTGCGTCGCCGGGCGCTGCGGGGCCGGCCGGAGCCGGCTGGCGCTGCGGGACCGGGTACCGGCCGGCATCGGCGGACCGCCGGGGCCGGGATATTCTGGTGGATCGGCCAGATTGCTTCCTGGCTGTTCTTGTTCCTGGTCCTGGCCGTGCTCGCGGTGCTCATCGTGGTGCCCCGGGTGGCCGGGGCGGAGAGTTACACCGTGCTCACCGGTTCGATGTCGCCGGGCATCCAGCCCGGCGACCTGGTGGTGGTCAAGCCGGTTGCCGCGGATCAAGTGGCGATCGGTTCGGTAGTGACTTACCAACTGGTTTCCGGGCAATCCGAGGTGGTGACCCACCGGGTCGTCGGGCTTTCGATCGGCACTGACGGGAGCCAGCGGTTCGTCACCCAGGGCGATGCCAACAATGCTCCGGACGCCGAGCCGGTGCGGCCGGTGCAATTGCGCGGGGTGCTCTGGTACACCGTGCCGTTGCTGGGCTACCTGAACATGGTGATCAACGGGCAATTGCACATGGTGCTCCTGGTCCTGGCGGTCACTGCGTTATTGGGCTATGCGGCGGCAATGCTGTTCGGTGCTTGGCGCGACTGGCGCCGACGGCACGAGGTGCTGCGATGA
- a CDS encoding alternate-type signal peptide domain-containing protein has translation MNKIAKAGIAAGIAGLLLLGGGTTWALWQDNKTIDAGQVATGQLKLALGAAGTWKDVSADVTGAPTIDMSTFKLVPGDTVKFTQNVTITADGKNLKGSLTIDPTSVNAAIPAAWQPYVTVTIVPENIPAGLTNTGGVLSFAAPGSYSFGVGVTVAFAKGTGASGTDDETIENQNANLSGLVLTLVQTR, from the coding sequence ATGAACAAAATCGCAAAAGCCGGTATTGCCGCCGGCATTGCGGGTTTGCTCCTGCTGGGGGGTGGAACCACCTGGGCCCTGTGGCAGGACAACAAGACCATAGACGCCGGCCAGGTAGCCACCGGCCAGCTCAAACTCGCACTTGGTGCCGCTGGCACCTGGAAAGACGTCTCGGCTGACGTCACCGGGGCCCCGACCATCGACATGAGCACTTTCAAGCTCGTCCCCGGGGATACCGTGAAGTTCACCCAGAACGTCACGATCACCGCGGATGGAAAGAACCTCAAGGGTTCGCTGACGATCGATCCGACGTCGGTGAATGCCGCAATTCCGGCTGCCTGGCAGCCCTACGTCACCGTGACCATCGTGCCGGAGAACATTCCCGCAGGCCTGACCAACACCGGAGGAGTGCTCAGTTTCGCGGCACCGGGCAGTTACAGCTTCGGGGTGGGCGTCACGGTCGCCTTCGCGAAAGGGACCGGAGCTTCCGGGACAGACGACGAAACCATCGAGAACCAGAATGCCAATCTCAGTGGCCTGGTCCTCACGCTTGTCCAGACCCGCTAG
- the sufU gene encoding Fe-S cluster assembly sulfur transfer protein SufU, whose translation MSALDSLYQDIILEHAKARHGSGLAAHPVPEGAHSAESHQLNPVCGDEITVRVDLAAERIIGVHWDGAGCAISMASASVLSGLLSGMERAAAQELIGQFREMLRSRGQIEADEEIFGDAAAFSGVSRYAARVKCAMLGWVAAEDALTKAL comes from the coding sequence ATGAGCGCGCTGGATTCGCTGTACCAAGACATCATCCTGGAGCATGCCAAGGCCCGGCACGGTTCCGGGCTGGCCGCGCACCCGGTGCCGGAGGGCGCGCACAGTGCCGAATCGCACCAGCTCAACCCGGTCTGCGGCGACGAGATCACGGTGCGGGTGGACCTGGCGGCAGAGCGCATCATCGGGGTGCACTGGGACGGTGCCGGCTGCGCGATTTCAATGGCTTCCGCGTCGGTGCTGAGCGGTCTGCTCAGCGGGATGGAACGGGCAGCGGCCCAAGAGCTGATCGGCCAGTTCCGCGAGATGCTGCGCTCCCGGGGGCAGATCGAGGCGGATGAAGAGATTTTCGGCGATGCGGCGGCATTCTCCGGAGTTTCCCGGTATGCCGCCCGGGTGAAATGCGCGATGCTGGGCTGGGTCGCCGCGGAGGACGCTTTGACCAAAGCATTGTAG
- a CDS encoding cysteine desulfurase, whose translation MVTVSTPSSQPEISLTAKEVLHIRNDFPILDQAVNGHPLAYLDSGATSQKPLSVLESEQEFYEQRNAAVHRGAHWLAVEATDAFEAARGQLAAFIGAGEAEVVWTSNATEALNLLAYSFSNASVGTVAPEAQAFALRPGDELLVTEMEHHANLIPWQELARRTGAVLKYVPITDAGALDMDRAAALLNERTKVFAFSHASNVLGTVNPVAQLVALARRVGALTVLDACQSVPHLPVDVKALGVDFAVFSGHKMLAPTGIGVLYGRSELLDAMPPFLTGGSMITSVSMEQAGYLPAPQRFEAGTQRISQAIALAVAANYLSETGMAKIAGWEAKLGQRLVRGLSALPGIRVLGPEAGVERLGLAAFDVAGVHAHDVGQFLDDRGIAVRVGHHCAQPLHRRLGLTASTRASTYLYNTEAEVDRFLQAVSEVRGYFGVSGVR comes from the coding sequence ATCGTGACTGTATCAACGCCATCATCGCAACCCGAGATTTCGTTGACTGCGAAAGAAGTGCTGCATATCCGCAACGACTTCCCGATTCTGGACCAAGCCGTCAACGGCCACCCTTTGGCCTATTTGGACTCGGGGGCGACGTCGCAGAAGCCGCTCAGCGTGCTCGAATCAGAACAGGAATTCTACGAGCAACGCAATGCCGCGGTGCATCGCGGGGCGCATTGGTTGGCGGTCGAGGCAACCGACGCGTTTGAAGCAGCCCGGGGCCAGCTGGCCGCATTCATCGGCGCCGGTGAGGCCGAAGTGGTCTGGACCTCCAACGCGACTGAGGCCTTGAACCTGCTGGCGTATTCGTTCTCGAACGCCAGCGTCGGCACGGTCGCCCCGGAAGCGCAGGCTTTCGCGCTCCGGCCCGGCGACGAATTGCTGGTGACCGAGATGGAGCACCACGCGAATTTGATCCCCTGGCAGGAACTGGCCCGGCGTACCGGTGCAGTGCTCAAATACGTGCCGATCACCGATGCCGGGGCATTGGACATGGATCGCGCAGCGGCCTTGCTCAACGAGCGGACCAAAGTCTTCGCGTTCAGCCATGCCTCGAATGTGCTCGGCACCGTGAACCCGGTGGCGCAGTTGGTCGCGTTGGCCCGCCGGGTAGGCGCGCTGACCGTGCTGGACGCCTGCCAATCGGTGCCGCACCTGCCGGTGGACGTCAAGGCCTTGGGCGTGGACTTCGCGGTGTTCTCCGGCCACAAGATGCTCGCGCCGACTGGAATCGGCGTGCTTTACGGCCGTTCCGAACTGCTCGATGCGATGCCGCCGTTCCTGACCGGCGGTTCCATGATCACCTCGGTGTCCATGGAACAGGCCGGCTACTTGCCGGCCCCGCAACGTTTCGAAGCCGGAACGCAACGAATTTCGCAGGCGATCGCGCTGGCGGTGGCGGCGAATTACCTTTCCGAGACCGGAATGGCGAAGATCGCCGGTTGGGAAGCCAAACTCGGCCAGCGGCTGGTGCGCGGGTTGAGCGCGCTGCCCGGCATCCGGGTGCTCGGCCCGGAGGCGGGGGTCGAGCGCTTGGGCCTGGCGGCGTTCGACGTCGCCGGCGTGCACGCGCACGACGTCGGCCAATTCCTGGACGATCGCGGGATCGCGGTCCGGGTGGGCCACCATTGTGCGCAGCCGCTGCACCGGCGGCTGGGGCTGACCGCGAGCACCCGGGCCAGCACTTACCTCTACAACACCGAAGCCGAGGTCGATCGTTTCCTGCAAGCGGTTTCCGAAGTGCGCGGATACTTCGGCGTTTCCGGGGTCCGCTGA